The genomic region TTACCGCCCCTTTCTGAGCTTTAACAACGACACCTTCTCCGCCGAGTCTACGCTGCACATCTCTGCCATAGAAGTCGCGTTTCGCCTGGGTTCTGCTCATAATCCGTCCTGCGCCGTGGGCTGTTGAACCGAAGCTGAGTTCCATACCTCGATGATCTCCTACGAGGACATAGGATGCAGTACCCATGGTTCCTGGAATGAGCACTGGTTGACCGATTTCCTTGTATGCGGTCGGTGTCTCTGAATGATGCGGTGGAAATGCCCGAGTTGCACCTTTTCTGTGTACGACTACCTTGCGATTCTTACCGTCGATTTCATGCTCTTCGATTTTTGCCATGTTGTGTGCAACGTCATATATGAGCTGCATATCCATATCTTCAGGGGCTTCACCTAGGACTTTGGAGAAAGCTTCTCGAGTCCAATGCATCATTGCTTGTCTATTCGCCCAAGCATAGTTGGCCGCTGCAGCCATCGCGCCCAGATAGGCCTGTCCTTCTGGTGAGGTTACTGGTGCGCTGCAAAGTTGTCTATCTGGAACATCGATGTTGTATTTCTTCATGGCCCTGGTCATGTTCTTTATGTAGTCACTACAGACTTGGTGGCCGAATCCTCTTGAACCACTGTGGATCATGACGGTTACTTGCCCTTCTCGGGTTATACCCATAGCTTTAGCTGCTTTTTCATTGTAGATTTGGTCGACTTTTTGTATTTCGAGAAAGTGGTTGCCTGAACCGAGTGTTCCAACCTGGGGCTTGCCTCTGCCTTTCGCGTGATCTGAAACTTTGCTGGCATCAGCCATTTCGAGATTGCCATTAGCTTCTGTATGTTCAAGGTCACTTTCCCAACCAAAGCCATTTTCTACCGCCCACTTCGAACCACCTTCAAGAACATTGTCGATTTCCCTATCTGTATCTAAGCGGATCTTTCCTTTTCGGCCAACACCAGTGGGAACATCAGAATAGAGCCGATTGATGAGTGCATTGATTTTCGGACGAACGTCTTTTTCGTCCATATTTGTTCTCAGAACGCGGACACCACAGTTGATGTCATATCCAACGCCTCCTGGGGATACAACACCTTCCTCATAGTCAACTGCTGCCACTCCGCCAATGGGAAATCCATACCCTTGATGTCCGTCAGGTAACACCGTACTCTGCTTGTAGATTCCAGGGAGACAGGCAACATTTGTGGCTTGGTTAAGTGTTTTATCTCTACGAATCTGTTGGATTAGCTTGCTCGATGCGTAGATTCGTACTGGAACCCGCATGCAGTCTTGTGTACCCTTGGAAATTTCATAGGTGAGATTACCGACTTTCTCCGCATTCAATGTGACCAAAACCTATTCAATCTAAAGCTCAGGTAAATCATGCTATAAGGCTTATGAAGCGTCATTTTTCGAGATAAAGCTCGTATACTTCTCAATGCCTTTTTTGCATTAAAAATTGAGGGTTCGGTTTAAATAATTCACCACGATAACTATGAAACAATATCTATCGGTTCATGTGATACCGCGTTTCTGGTTATCACTCAGTTTCTGAAGCGGCGGAATATATTAACTGAAATCAAATCACTCTAGAAGATGGTTGAGCTTGTCGAAGAGCTCATCGATACCTTCAAGTGCTTCAGTATCGACCTGAGGTGGAATGAATTTCCGCAACTCTAGGATTTCTGCAACTTCGGCATCATGAAACAGCCAGAATTCGTGCTTCAGGTTTTTCTTAACTTGCGCCATTC from Candidatus Lokiarchaeota archaeon harbors:
- a CDS encoding RNA-splicing ligase RtcB, with translation MRVPVRIYASSKLIQQIRRDKTLNQATNVACLPGIYKQSTVLPDGHQGYGFPIGGVAAVDYEEGVVSPGGVGYDINCGVRVLRTNMDEKDVRPKINALINRLYSDVPTGVGRKGKIRLDTDREIDNVLEGGSKWAVENGFGWESDLEHTEANGNLEMADASKVSDHAKGRGKPQVGTLGSGNHFLEIQKVDQIYNEKAAKAMGITREGQVTVMIHSGSRGFGHQVCSDYIKNMTRAMKKYNIDVPDRQLCSAPVTSPEGQAYLGAMAAAANYAWANRQAMMHWTREAFSKVLGEAPEDMDMQLIYDVAHNMAKIEEHEIDGKNRKVVVHRKGATRAFPPHHSETPTAYKEIGQPVLIPGTMGTASYVLVGDHRGMELSFGSTAHGAGRIMSRTQAKRDFYGRDVQRRLGGEGVVVKAQKGAVIAEEAPGAYKDVDEVVRVSDELGIATKVLRLTPMGVIKG